The following DNA comes from Alnus glutinosa chromosome 6, dhAlnGlut1.1, whole genome shotgun sequence.
GTGAGGGCTGATTATGGGAATGTCACGCATGCCAAGGGGAAGGCCTGCAACGCTACTCTCAGCGAATCTGAAGAAGAGGAGACCCCAGACAAGGATCAGAAGTTTCTAGCCTTCGTGGCACCTCATGAAGAATCTGAGGGGTCGCACTCATACTATTCAGAGAGTAGCGATGAAGACAGGTGacgtggtcttttgtttaccaaaatatatcaataataaaattaatcactcgcaatagaacgaatccttgtaggataaggctatagagagggtgtcgaacctcaaggattgcgtaggtattattatcaagcttttcgagattaaatataacttaattaaaagggttaaatatactattatttgatccatcttgctcataaatttcatCATCTGATCTTGAAAATCCGAATCAAACTGAGGCGGTGGTGTGGCCTGAGAAGAAGGttgccagttatcctcaaagtcagtacaatatggagatgattgccattgtGGATAGGtcgcttgatcattgaactgcagatatgtctgatggtacagttcatgaaattgtggagcataactttcaggagcttgagcttgccacgagatattagactggttACTACATGCCGGGTCATAGGGATCACAGTAAGGCTCATTCCTTTGTCTAGAGAACtatgtgttcatatgctcataagaatagttaggAAATTGTCCTGCAGTgggacaatctttaacatgatgataaggactataacaatatgaacatggttcatggggtgttggaatgcctccccacatgatctaaattgataaaaataaaagaaaataacaaaagaaaataaaaacaaaaattgaaaacaaacaataaaaaataaagaaaccaaaattaaaataaaataaaaacaaaaaaaaaagaatcaagttaaattcaatctttaaaacttaataacgcTACCGTTAagcagtccccggcaacggcgccaaaaattgatgtggtattttgtttaccaaaatatatcactaataaaattaaccacacgcaatagaacgaatccttgtaggataaggctatagagagggtgtcgaacctcaaggactgcgtaggtattattatcaagcttttcgagattaaatataacttaattaaaaagatgtttgatttggtttttgttttataaaaaagaaatacataaaagtaaaagacataaatttaaagatagtagggatgagataaagaataggggattgatttcaccactcactgcataacaatggtcaatcataaattaacaaggaaaattcatactatgcatgatatagggctcgtctcactcgagtagtcaagaaattacctctaaagaataagtataatccatcttcggttggcacggaccgtccacctaaccactaagatgcggtacgacccgtcttccctaggcatggactagctacgtctttaataggatacacataatcaatggaatagtataacccatcttcggttggcacggactgtctacctaaattacactaaactagggtgtagtacaatccgtcttccctaggcatggtctatctaatcctcttgatcatatatcaattaaaaccgttgtataacaatcattcacataatcacagaaaatatgaaggattgagttcaatcaatataaaagactttctaagacaagataagaaattcataatgattgaatataaacattaaaatcaattttcacagttatataaccatcatgcatagagaaaatcccaaactaaaatacaattaaaccattgttacttggaaagagctacatcaacaccctattaagaatttagccgctcatcgtagtgctgggatggcctcctgccatgttcttctcctcttcaacttgtcaggcctctgagaagaattttctgtctaaatctaagcacaagcccaagcaccaagcacaccttctcttgaagtttagggttctatttatagggagcacacgaGTCCTAGAAACCCttggaattccaaaaaaattgtctcttgagtcttcttgtccaagtaggagattgaaacttcaatcgaagtaggaaaaagattccaaattcggcaagaattgcggtcttttattacgagacaattttagcatagtaaacgttcgaattagagaaaatctatttctgacatatttgttgaatattttattagctttccaactctactaatttcattgcaatccaatatctgacgcaaaagttatgatccaaacattgagacatatgcagaattcaaatttaaatccaatctgattttaactcttagtggagaaattctgatttaatcattcacttgatttgattaaacttaaccacatcatataggtattctattatgattggttaagcttaccaatatcttttaggtcttctcaaagtgtgctttaagcccaaaattaatggaattaattgcatctttatttaaaacctgaaaacaacacaaaatcaaacaaataacaatactaaggaattaacatatataagttaaggggcttgaatgtgcaacattcgacgcttatcaacAGGGAAGAATTGAAAGAGGCATACAAAGTCCTCTATGTGAAGTTtttaaagctgagggagacaCACCAACAACTTGTGCAGGAACTGAATAGTTCGCAGACTGAGAACAGTTCCATACTTCTCAAGATCCAAGATTTGGAAGAAAAGTTATTGGAGACACAGTTGCAGTTGGAGAGAGTTACTAATGAGAAACTTACTCATATGCTATCAatctagaagagcccaacagacaagacaggactcgggtatgtagcctcTACTTCTGATATCCtctctacttccaagactgtatTCGTCAAACCCACAATCCCCGAGCCTCCACCCGCCTGCGTGGATAAGGGAAAGACTGTCATTGGTAGAGATGTTCCGGCTATTGCAAAGGccactcagaagcctcctacCATTAGAGGGCCTcttatatgccaccactgtggaTTAAGTGATCACATCCTACCCAATTGTTctcttctcaaagctcagagatcaaaggtcaagaaggagCTACCAAGATAAGCTACATCTAGCACTAGACCTCCGGCAGGGCATCAGGCTCCACAACaacgatttgttcctgccaatcagaatgggaaacccaagaagaacaaattaaggCACTACAAGATGAAGCCGCAAAAGCCTGAAAGCGACCAATTTTATGAGGGGTTGCCTATTTTGATGCGAAGCTTGTTAAGATGGATGGACAACTAGTTGAAGGCCTATCAACAACCACCATGGTTAAGGTAGGAATGGGTCAAAAAGGATGAGgtcattcaccccttgagggggagtggactcacctagttggtgaggttaggattttggttcctaatcctagagcatatcAAGTTTGCTTGCATTGAATTGGTTTCTCCCTGTCATATTTTTACATATGCCTTGCATTTTAGgaaccatattttttttatccccaacattttcttttgttgtcttgagaaaatttctgCAAGTATTTTATGTGGATGACAGAAAAAAcacgtcgagcggctgcttttctatattggtatttcttaaaaaatagaatgacttataatttgttttgtgtgtgcataatgtgtaacaaaatattgtaaatggggaatttaaagaacacaaatatttggttaacaaagtggaaactcaatgaagagaaaaaccactccggggcagccaaacccagaaaatccactatcaggagacaaagctagtacatagacagtaacactcacatacccgatgcagcaatcgtatctagcactctgacacgtaacccaacgtaaatgcctcccaaccaagtctcctacttgaatgggtcttctatggattcctttaccttagggctcctccctaagatggACTTCAATAAcaagcacaacaacagcacacaacaacaatggcttgagagctagcgaattttcacaatttctccctaaaatatactttataaggtatgaagaattcaataccgaattctgtaaacaATACATGCTTAGAGGCCTCTATTCATAGGCTCAACAAACCTAAATCGAGTCTAGAATGAATTTTCTAGGTGGCGTTAGGACGGTAGCtaaaagcgtccggacagacaactgtgaaaccggctttccataaagcgcttcatgcaataccatatcagggccGCGTCTGAATGATTTCACTTTTgttgcacgtcttgccttatcaaggatagcgtcctgACTGTGTAGGCCTGGCGTCCAGAAAGTTGCAgctgtctttccatatctgtgtctgagaaggaaatctgatttcttgtcgaacactgatgagcgtccggacgcgttgctgaaacgtctggatggatgcaaccttgaacagttcgaaacttccggacactgatgggcatccagacgcatgactgggccgttcggacggaagcTTGGGAACCGACTTCTATGAattggaatctacacagaatcttctttgaacttcttgaagcacatttcTAAAACGAAGAGTCTGAAATAAACGACATCCCTGATAAAATGACaatattacataaaagtgattttgtcaaacagaatgcagctaatcacatactaacaaactccccctttggctattttaggacaaaaatcacttgatcggtttaaaaatacattcccggtccaaaacaaaaataatactcctcatttttgtctcaaaatgacaaaggatAAAAATGAGTAGAGAAAAACTAGCTaataaattactcccccttaatgtctcagtaggacaagggtaaacagagtaaataaaacCCATAGTTATAAAGTTTTACAATTATCCAaaacaggaaaataaaaatgtctcaaaaaaaaaaaaaaaacaccaaaaaagaaaaacaatcaaTCCTCATcgggatgatggtgcttgagagACTCCTGGATATCCAGCTGGTACTACTCAACACGAGTACTGATAGCACGGACCTCTCGATGCATAGAGCTGATATTCCCCTCAATAGACTCTAATGCAGCTAGAAGCTGAGCATAGCCTGCATCATACTTTGGAGGCTGTGAAGAAGAAGCTGTTGTaggtattgaaaaataaaatatgacttctaatttaccaagtgtgtaatagtgtgcaacaaaatatttaaattacggaatttaaaagatacaattattttgttgacgaagtggaaactctgtgaagagaaaaaccactctagggcagctaaacccaggatatccactattcagaagataaagctagtacataaaaattaacactcacatattTTGATGCAGTGATCGTCCCTATGACTCTGATACAAAACCCAttgtgaacacttcccaaccaagtctcctacttgaaggggtcttcagtgGAATAcattaccttagggccaacccctaagatagacttcacacgaatagttgagcacacactggcaatgtCTAgaaagctagcggatcttcaattctccctaaacaccctctctaagcactatgaaattctatattgaattgttataaaatacaagcctagaatcatctatttataggcttatagaacacctaattctgttcaaattcaaactctggcgagtagcgtctggacggtcttctgtgatcgcctttccagaatagtttcattcttcccaaaacaggaccgcGTCCAAATGATCAACATtgtcactcctttccgcatTCGAAAAGGAGACCCGAAATATTCTGGGAACactgtccggatgtgttgccacgtcatccggacgtctagcagaaccttcccaaatagtgtcgtctgaaatccaactccgtgttgaacttggagtagcttgacctagcatccgaacGGTGTAGTTCGGTCGTCCGAACAGCtgcaacgctgaagcttctagacactacgggGTGTcaggacaccttcaaaggcccgtccggatggttgtacAGGAACCAAttgttttgacttggaaattgcatagaatcttcatggacatcttctagaaacttgtgaccaaacacatggcatgaaatgagacactgcccatattacttgaagactttgaatagaaccgaaatcctattaaaaagtaactgtcacataaagtgtttttatcaaccaaaatgttgccaatataaaatactaacaggtATCTCAACTTGAACAGGTGTAGGCTAAGAAGCTTCATCTCGATCGGCTTTGTAGAAACGTTTGAGAGTCTGATTGCCAAGGGAGTCCTTTATCCTCATCACAGGCTCTGCAGAAATGTCTATCCCACACTGAATAATGAGCTTCATGATCAAGCACGCAAAAGGAAGCCCGGTAGTGTGTTCGTCTCTCATCTCCAGCATAAGGATGAGGATGTGCTTTCACAAGCAAAAAGACATCCTCATACATAAAGCATATAaaaactgggccctcttcagaACAAGCCCACTCCTAAAAGCTGTGGGCCATAGATTGTACAAAACAATCTTTGCAAGCAGTCGGTATGGGGGAGAAATGGCACCTATTTTGATAAGCGCATGAGCTTGCTCATGGCCCTGTGGATGGGCATGAAAGTAATCCCTGAGCTGCTCCAAGGTAGGGTGCTCCATAACCTCTGTGAAGGGACTGGCAGAAATAAGCAGAACTGGAACATCAATGATGgcactgatgacctgaggatcaatctGAATCACGTGGCCTTGAACTGCAATCTGAAGGATGATCCCATGGTCCTCATCCTGAATCACCTTTATATACCCAAAAAACTCCCTCACCAGCCAAGGATATATTGTGCATGCATAGTTGtaaagatatccccaatgattgTCGCGGATGATCTCAGCAATGTAATCCAGGGGAGCTGCCATCACATCCGCTCAGAGGATATTCCTCTCTGAAATAGCCTGCCTATTCTCCTTTTTTGCCAAGGAGGCAGCTTGAGCTTCTTCCATCCTCTGACGAACCCTGTGCTGAGAACTGTCTGCAGACATAGTGCTGCAAAAATAACCTAAAAGGTtgccaaaaataacaccaaggAAATGTCATTAgtcctaaataaaaaataaaaaaatatcggcattataacggcagtactttggacttcccaaaaatacaaattatgCAATAAAATCCCAAA
Coding sequences within:
- the LOC133871564 gene encoding uncharacterized protein LOC133871564, coding for MLAKNFERLMKNPRFKKKFSERLKDNQKGAIPEEEMKDRRGPQCFECSSFGHVRADYGNVTHAKGKACNATLSESEEEETPDKDQKFLAFVAPHEESEGSHSYYSESSDEDREELKEAYKVLYVKFLKLRETHQQLVQELNSSQTENSSILLKIQDLEEKLLETQLQLERSPTDKTGLGYVASTSDILSTSKTVFVKPTIPEPPPACVDKGKTVIGRDVPAIAKATQKPPTIRGPLICHHCGLSDHILPNCSLLKAQRSKVKKELPR